The following is a genomic window from Cryptococcus neoformans var. neoformans B-3501A chromosome 12, whole genome shotgun sequence.
GTGGTCGTAGCCAGCCTTGCTGGAAACAAGTCAAAGCAATCTCTTCGACTGACAAAGCACGGTTGTCCTACAACCCTATCAGCTCGGGCAGTGCATGATTACATGAAAACACCCACATAAAAAGCAATTGCTGATAAAATACCCATCAAAACTTCAtctgcttcatcctcttctgctaTTCCACAGtttgcccttcctccaaacTGCGCCGGAAATGGACATGGTGTTCTTTCCACCGAACTTCCCGTACTTCTTAATCCATGCGTCTTCGCTTCCACAGCCGGCGCTCTCCTTGCTGATACATTTCTAGCTCCCGTCCCGTCTGAGGCAGGTGTCGAGGGACCTGGTGTTAAAGCCGATGTCGATGTTGAAGTGACGGAGGTAGATGCTGATTGACGATGGGTTCGTGCAGATGTGCGTAATGACGTTGAAGGACCTGCGCTGGGCGTAGTTGGTCCGGGTGCTGGTCGGATGGGTCGAGCCATACCGCGTTTAGGGGATGTGTGCTTTGCGCAaagcttgggaagatgagactgtttctcttttccctaGCTTCGCGAGACTGAATGTAATTGCTACAGTTGCGCCTATGATGACTGGAAGATAGGTAAAATTGTGTAAAGAGGGTCGAGcgttgatgatggatgcgtagaagttggaagaggggCAAAGGCGTAAACAAGGATCAGAAATTTGACCGAGATACACCGGTGGCAATGAAAGCAGAGCGGGATGATTACTCACTGCGAGAAGCGGTACAACGAGTATTCTCAAGAACGTTGAAATTCTATAGTGAACGAAATACCCAAAGTGGCAAAAAAAGAACGGGATGTCGAGGTGAAGAGATGTGTCAAGCTGTGTCGAAAGGAATGATGAGTGGAGGTAATCGATCTACGTTGTCCTCCCTTTGTGTCGATGCGTAATCGTTTTGTTTGTGCCGCAAATCCTTGACCGATATCGGTTATCACTTGCTGAATATGCAGCCGACTGCCGTAAGCTTTTTGAGACGAAACAAAGAGTgtgagatgaagaataaaggaaagaatatgtgaagaaagaaaaagttgtgaaagaaagacaagagaaagaaagttGAAAGTTGACGTGGGTAGAAAGTGTAAAGTCAGGGACCGTTACGCCTGCTCCAACCCGACAAAACGCACAGACGACTAAACATTCGTCAAGCTCCGTACTTCCGTACCCGTTTATACAGCTATACATGGAGCAACACTCGgtcatcttcgtcatctgCAGCTGGCCATGCATACAGTGACACTCTTACCAACCGCAAACATCACACAAACAATGGTCCAAAAAATACGGAAGAAGACTCACGCAGTGCCGATCCCTGTGGTCCCTTTTTCGCTTCTTTCCCGGCACCACACGTCTCGCTGCTCCCTTGTTGTATCTGTTTTTTCTCTCCCAAAGAAATCTCCAAGATTGCACGACTTGGCCACTTCTTTCTTTAACTTCTGCTTTCCAGTGCACTCGACTCTTCTGATCTTGTTGGACGTCCTGCAGACGTGTCGCCAATATAGTTGCGTCGATAGGCGGGAGCTGATTTCGTAGGTCACTGAGGTGAACCAAATGAAGTCACCAATGCCGGAAGATGCGGTAATGGGAAATGATATTGACTGCTCAAGGACAACGATAAACAAATACACGAAGTTTAAAGATGTTCTTTTTCCCAGCAGGCGAtatggatgttgatgatgatgatgttggaCTTTTTTTGCATGCACAAGAACTTCACCGCACCATAGAAATTCAAACTAGCTAGAAAGAGCTCTCTCGGCCAAAGCCCCACCAAAAATGTAATAAAGTGTGATCTCACTGTTCATCAGTgtttcttccctttttcccgCCACCCGTCATTTTTACCAACCACCGATTTCACAGCCTAAAAAGCACGCTGAAGCCTGAAGCCCCAAGCCTGAATGAAAGCTCGGCCCAGACCTTTTTTGCGATACCCGTGTTTTAGCTCGTCTTTTGTTTGACAGAACCCAAAAGGGCGGGAAACGGGGAGCCGTCATTTTATGAGCGGAGGGTAAAACGCGACATCACCCGATGCTTCCAAGATGACGTTTTTGCGTTGCAATGATTTTCCGGCATATTAAAATCTCTGGCGCGCTCATCGCCGAAATCCTCCGCTGGCAAAATAATACTCATTCACCACCAGCTGACACCTGCTGCCAGGAATAAATAAATCTACAAGAGAAGAtcagaagaggaacaagaTTTAGTTCGTTGGACACTTAATTTTCCCCTTATTCAGGCCATCTACATATATAAATATAACCACCATTGGCAGTTCCATTGTGCCTCACAGCTATGGATTCCCACCGTTCAATAAGCGATAAACCCCATCATGCCTGCCAGGGTTTTCCTACTGCGTCCTATCTCTTTGTCATGTCGACTTCAGGATCTTCCGTGTCATCGCCTCTTCAGCATTAGTACTAGCTCCGAGCGAAACCTGAAGCTGTTTCGTTTTGTCCACCCGTCACTCGCCAACACCGGTTAAGCAGAGGGTCATAAGACCACTAATCAATCTCTTCAATAACTCAAGCAACCTCATCCTTACAAATAAACCACTCGAGCCATGGGTAGCAGACAatcttttccatttcccCCTTTCCGAACAGATCAAGCTCATCATTCTTCACTCGGCAGCGCCGCCAAGTTGTTGGAGTATCTTGGCCTTTCCTGACACTCGCATGCTAAACCCTCACTCCTACATGGTCTTTACGCTAAGGGTTCATGGGGCTCGGAGAgatgaaaggaaagaagatatTCCATATCCGTTAACATGCCATCATTCAAGGATACATGCAAACTAATATCTTTCGATAATCTCTCGGGCGATAGATGCTCTTCAGCAAAAATAGGAGGAAGTACGAGGTGTACGCCAGTTAGTTTCGCCTTGATTGGGTGTGTTGGGCTCTTTGCTTTGTAAATAATCAGGAGCAACTTCGCCTAAGAGGTAGAGAAGAAACGTCTACATGTGATGCGACGTGCACTTTGCACAGATTTGACACTATGCTATGTGCACTGGCATAATCTCGACTGTCCcatgcatcttcttcaaatcaACAATCGCATCCCATAGATTACCATCACGGTTTGTTGACAGGGATATCCGAAGAAACGTCAACGCTAATCCAACCACCTCGTTCTCCTTCTGTACGTAAGGATTTGCCGATCAGCGACCATATTTCTCAATTTTTATTCAGTCATTTCtaaggggagaagagagctCATCAAATTGAAAGACGCAGCAACTCCTTTTTTATGCTGGTCTGAAGACTTTATCACCCTCCTATTTCAGCTCGTCGATTTTTCCCTCtacccttctcctcgtcctttCCGCTTGTTCATCCCATTTTATAAGTTTCTCTTCAGATATCGCTTAAGCGCAAACTGCAGCTTCGATCTCTCGAGAGGGTCTCCTTGTTGTAGCTCTAAAACACCATACTGACCCCTGGACAGAGAGAGAAATGGAGGTAAGAATAAGAGAAGTGAGAAGATAACTGCCACAATATATTTCCAGctgtccttcttttttaaTATATAAAATATGCCACTGATATAGTTATTAGGATGCATTTTGGACCGATCGTTTCCTGTGTCGTGCCTACTCTCATAAGTGATGATTTCAATCtccgaggaggaaggaagacatATAAGGAGTATTCGCAATGGGCAATAGAAGATGAgtgggaaaggagaaaatgaGCTCGCTCGATAACCAAAGGGTCTAAACTCCGCATGAACCTCCGGACTCATATTCATCCTTTGCACCTCGCAGATAATCCTTCTATTTTCCCCAAATACCTTATACACACACCCTTCATTCGACCCCCTCAAAACCTTCGCCCGTCCCTCATGGACCTCCCATTGCCTCCTCATACTCCCTCTTTGTCAACTCATACCCCCATTGCCAAAGACACTGCCTCAACACCCTCCCTACATCTTCGTCCCCCACCGCAACTTGCCCGCCTGCTTTTTGGATTTTCTTGAGGAGGGCGCGTTTGAATCTGCCCGTGGGGCCTGCGACGTTGAGCCCTATTTGATGTcaggagaaaggagaaggaacgggatggagaaaggaggGGATAGACGGGAGGGTTAGCTCTTCCAGAATAGACGAAAACGTGGGGCGGGACAACGGGGGAAGGGTAGATGAGGGGTGAATAAGAGGAATGGAGAAGGTAGGGAGATTCCAACAAAAAggcgaaaagaaaaaacaaAACGCACATCGTCTAACCTGccgctcatcatcctcacacctcctcccatcccaAAACCTCACATACCACTCTGCCCATCCCCTTGGATCACCCGGCCATATCCAACCCGccttttcccattcttcaagACTCTGGCCTGCTAGGACCTGGAAGCGGTTGACAGAAGGTTTGGAAATGTGAGAGGTCAGGAGGTTGGGGGCGATCGTGTTGATATCGGAGCcaggaaaaggaggggggaaggggagggaaGCGAGGGCGGCGTCGGATGAGAGCGGGGTCCGCAAGAGGCCGGAGTATGTATCCCTGTACATTATTTTACCCCGACGAAAAGTCAGTCCATAGTCCCCATCAACACGCCGTCAACGCCGAAACAAAACTGTATGAACGCACCTGAAAAAACTGCCTCCAAACGCTCCTCCACCAAACATCTCCTCCGGCGTCACATTCGGTGTGAAAACCCCTCGCCACCTTCCTTCGAAAACTAACCTCCCATCATCCCCCTTGAGGGGTCTAGGCTGtttctcattctcaatcTGTCCGGAAGAGTATTCTGGTCCGGGTGGGAGGGTTGGACGATTGGCTTTTGGGAGGGGGTCCATATATCCGTTAATTGAGTTTGAGGGCTtgcgggaagaggagagcgGGTTttgatcatcatcgtcaccTGTACCCTTACCATCCTTATTCTTCCCTGCACGTTCCGCTACCCTTCGACTCTTCCTCACAGGTTCCACCCTCCTCAACTCTTTCTCCCGCTCTTTCGCgacttttctttttttcgcATCTTCCCTCGACATCCGAGTCTTCTCTGCTAATTGCCCAGCCGAGCCCTCCATCTGtggctgctgttgctgctgctgcggATAAAGGTGATGCGGCTTCTTCGGAACATCGAGTCCAAGGGAGGATAAAAGTGCATCTCGGTGTCTATAGCAATACCAACTTGTTAGCACTTTCCGTTACCACTTTTACCATAGTCCGGCTCTTACTTGATATTCTCCAACCGTTCCCTTTCGTACTCTCCATCCGAAAGCTCATTCAACTCCGACTCTGGTGTCGCCCTGCCATTGTCATTGTCATTGTCGTTGTCATTGTCGATGTTGTTCTCATTGTCGCTAAAAGCCATGGTATATTGCATTTATGCTTATGCGTTTATGTTGTCGGTTCCGCTTCTTCGTCGGGGTTTTGCATCTTATACATTTGACCCTGATGCTCTTTTTGCGATTTCAACGTCCCGATCTTCATCATGTGGATCGGGATAAACAAAAGATAAAAAAGTACCCCACGACCCACGACGGCCATCTTCAACTGCTGATTGAGACACGACGTAAGACGCGTATGACgttttaaaaaaaaagactcCGTtcgaaagaaaaaaataaaaaataaaggCCGTCGAGATCGGATATCGCCGCCATCGATCGCTCGCCGCAAGAAGCAACAGAAAATCTCCTCGAACAGCCAACTGTAGCTCAAAAACACTACCGACACAAAAATGCCCAAAGCGAGGAATAGAGGCCTACAAGGTATGTACGAGACTGTTGTTGCATGTAACAAGATTGTAATGATGCGAAATAAATCATCATAACAGATATTTTCCGGTTTTCCATTCTCTATTTAAGAAAAAACTGAAAGATGAGAACAAAATGCGACCGCGAGATGAGAGATCCCATTGCCTTTTCCCAGCCAAGCCAAGCCAAAAATCCAAAACAAACGAACCGCACCTTAGCCGAACTGCCACCGCTCTGCGCTACCTCTCATCCACATGCCAAAAGCAAACGTTTCACGCCTTTCAAGGAGCAGTCGTCAAAAACAACTCGTCGAGGAGCTGCATAGTATGCTCGGGGCTGGTGACGGTGTGGCCGATAGTTCGGGGGTCGGAAAAGATCTCATAATCATTACCGCCCTTGTAGGTCTGTTCATACACGATATGTTAGTATAAAAGGTGTGGGAATTACAGGGCTGGGGTTAGAAGGTGACTCGCCTTGTCGCCGAAAAAGTGAATCTCTTCAAAGCCTTCACCCTCGATATGCCTAAGCGAATATGTCTTGTCCCAGCCTAAATCGAAAACGTTTAGCAATCACAAAGCCTTCCTTTAAATACAAAAGCAACCCTACCCTTGGGGAAAATGTCAAAACTAATCTGACCGCCAATCGCAAAAGTCAATCCAAGATGCAAAAACTCTCGCTCGAGCTTGGCGACCATGTCTCCCCGAATACCATGCTCCTTGTCATACTTTTCAAAATCGATTCGCTCCTGGATGGATGCGTTTCTGCCGATAGGGGAGACGTTGATCATACCGTTTCGAAATTCGACAAACGTGCCTCTGTGCCCGTGCCTCATTAGCATCTATCGTGGGAACAGACATGTATAGAACGACAGGAAAAAAGACTCACCGCTTGATGGGAATGTCCACTTCGGAGAGATACCTCAAAATCCAATTGACAAGCTTCTTAtactcctcctctcctacATGCTTGATAAAACTCGCCGACTCGAGCTGCTGGCCCAACTTGTACGCGATCAACCCATTCTCTGCAAACCCATAGTCAAAATTGCTCAGCCCTTGGTCCCCGCCGACCTGCTCCAGGATCTTGGTGAGGTCGGAGCCACCCACAAAGGCGATGGCGCAGCTCTCACGGAGTTTGCGGAGGGTAGCAAACATCTCGGGGGTCGCGCTCTGACGGGCGAGAGAAAGGGTGCCATCGACGTCAAACATGCAGATGGTCTTGGGGAGCCTTCGCTGGGCGAAGGGGGTGACGCCGGgggggaagatggtggcAGAGGCGGGCTGAGGGGCGGACATATTTTGTGGGGGTGGTTGTGAGTTATGGGTAAAAGGGGAAGCGATGGAAAAGCAAACGGCGTTGGGTCGGAAGGGTGGATTTAGGTTCTGGCTGGACTGCGCGCTAGTAGTTCGGGAGCAGATCTCGCACGTGGTCGCgatcgtcgtcgtcgcGCTGGAACAGTGATGTGGCATTGGGGCGGACAGCGCCGCCTCCACGTCGCGTCGCGTTTACAGCATACGTGTCACTGGCGGTGGTTTTATGTAATCACTCACAGTAGACTTTTGTTGACCGCCGATCACTCGCTGCCCCTGCCATTGCCTTGAAGCTCGCCGCCTCGCCGCCTCCAGTAACCGCAGATGACAGTGAGAGACCCCAGCAAACGCGCACACACCGCAACCACCACCGCACGGGATAGCATGATACATCGCGAGAACAATACCGTCCGTCCACGAAACGTAGAGGATATCAccgagcttgaagagaagggccTGCTACGCAGAGTCGATGACGATAGTCCAGGACCGTCTCCAGCCAGGCGGCGCgggaaaggcaaggaaaaggagacgAGGCTGGAGAAAGCCCCcgtggaagaagaatacaGTACCGGACTGACTACACGTCGTGACAAAGAAGCGTTTGCGCTGCTCGTCTTGCTATGTAAGCCGAATTCCTTTGTCACGATCAGTACAAACTAACATGGCTATAGACCTGTAAGCTATGCACCCTTGGAATGAAGACCCACAACTGAACCATGCATCCAGTCTCCAGGGTATTCCTCTCGGCCTCACTTTCGGTACCCTCCCGTTCCTCCTCAAATCCCACCTCTCCTACTCTCAGCTCGCAATATTCGCCCTCTCCACGTGGCCATACTCTCTCAAACTCCTCTGGTCTCCTATTGTCGATGCGTGGTTCGTGAAAAAGTGGGGTAGAAGAAAGAGTTGGATCGTGCCTGTACAGGGACTGGTAGGCTTGGGTATGTGGGTTATCGGTGGTAAGATCGAAGAGTGGCTGAACGTTGTGAGTCCTggtcttttcttctcaaaAATAAATACAGGGGAGGGCGAGAAAACTGAAAGAGGTGATGCAGGAAACTGTCGACGTCAAGTTTTTAACGGCAGTCTTTGGATCTCTCATCTTGGCGGCTGCTACCCAAGATATCGCTGTTGATGGTAAGCCCTCGCTCCCAATCCACCCATCACCCACTAACCCACCGTCAACAGGCTGGGCTctcaccctcctctcccaaccCAACCTCTCGTACGCATCTACTGCCCAAACAATCGGTATCGGCATCGGCAACGCCCTCAGCTTCACCGTCTTCCTCGCTTTCAACAGTATCGACTTCTCCAACAAATACTTTCGCTCCCCTTCCCGACCACTCGATTACCCTCTCGTTTCGTTGGGGGGTTACATGAAGTTTTGGGCTGTGGTGTTTGTGGGTGTGACGGTGGGGATGGCGGTtttgaaaaaggaagatcCGCCCAGTGAGGATGATCCGGATATGGATGTGAAAAAGGTGTACAAGGTTATGTGGAGTATCGTCCGTCTCAAAAGTACGTccccttcccatccattCATTCTTTCCCTCCCCCCTACCCCGATCACAGACCTGACttattttttttattttttttggcaGACATCCAAACATTCCTGTTTGTCCACCTCATCTGCAAAATCGGCTTCCAAGTCAACGACTCTGTCACTTCCCTCAAACTTCTCGAAAAGGGATTATCAAAAGAAGATCTCGCAGTCGCCGTCTTGCTCGATTTCCCGGCACAGATGGCTGTCGGTTGGTTGGCTGCCAAGTGGTCACGACCTGCCccgtcttcgtcttcatcttcacaTCCGCTTACCGCCGGAAGAGgggcaggagcaggagaaTCAGGAAACGTACTCAAACCCTGGTTATACGCATTTTGGGCCCGACTTGCCATGGCTGCCATCTCCACGCTCGTCGTCGCTGGCTTCCCATCCAACCGCGCCAGCTCGGTTGGGACCACCTactttctcctcatcattgccaccaccctcttctcaagCCTCACCAGCACAGTCCAATTCGTCGGTATCTGCGCTTTCCACACTCAAATCGCTGACCCCCTTATCGGAGGCACGTACATGACCCTTCTCAACACCGTCTCCAACTTGGGCGGGACTTGGCCGAAACCGCTGATCTTGAGGTCGGTGGATATGCTTACCGTGGCGACTTGCTCTGTCTCCTccagcaccaccacctccctGCGAAGCAAGCTCTCACTCTCATCGTCAGCCTCAGGTCTAGGAGAATGCGTGACGGAGCATGGGAAGACCTTGTGTGCCCAGGCGGGAGGCGAATGCGTAATGCAGAGAGATGGGTATTATATCATGTCGGCGGTTTGTGTTACCCTCGGAGCCGGGTTGTTGgtcgtcttcatcttgccCATGGTCAAGCGTTTGGCCGGTAAgtccccctttttttcatggatattccttttcattttcttttctttttttttgttggCTGCAGAATGGTGACGAAGCTGACTTGGGAATGGGATTGGGTTTTTAGCACTGCCAATGTCTGCATGGCGAGTCAAGATTCCCAACTAGAAAACGACAAAACTTTGTAAATATCAAATATCATTTTAAGGATATTTTAAACAATATAGAACTCATAAACGTTACTATGGATGAATTATCATATGCATTTCCTATATCATCACACCCTGCTTTTGATTTTCAATCTGTGCTACTTGTACGCCGCATCAACTCTTTACATCTCCACGTCTTCATCCgcctccacatcctccgCTTCCACCACAACCACCTCTGACTCAGCCTGCGCACCTATTGCCTCATCAATTTCACGtccctgctcctcctcccactccCTCTCAATCATCCccttcacctccttcaccctctcttccaacgcatccttctccacgTACTCCATGAGCACGGCTACTTCATCGTCATAATCCGCTTTCAACGCCGCAATATCCTCTGAGGACAGGCTAGGGAAACGAGCAGAAAGTTCGGCGGTGGTCGGGGGAATCGATGTGTCGTATGGTGATATAACAGCCGCTTGAGGAAATTCTGAAAAGCCCATGGCCATCGGTCAGCAAGTCCTTTTggcaagaggaaaagaagcagaTCAAAATGGAGGTTTTACTCACCGGGCATAGAATGGAGGGCTTTCAAAACCCGATATATCATAGTTGTCTTTAATTTTGTCCTCTGAGCCTGCTCGCTTCGGCCAACCGTATTGGAAATCTCCGCCCAGCtaggaagaaaaaaaaaatcatcaacatcaactTTTGCCGTTTATATCAAGAAAAGATTTAAAAATGCTTACTCGTCGCGAATATAAATCCTTCGCCATACTGCCAATAAGGCAACTTCCGACCTGGCTTTAGGTAATGACTGAAAACCAAAATATGCTCAGCGTTTCATTCCAATCCATGGTATTGTTTTTCAAAGAGCTTCAAAAATGAAAACTTACCCGATCAAGTACCAAAACTCTCAGCGCGTCAactccatcatcttccctccctaCATTATCCTTCAATGTCAATAAATCCAGCATGCCTTCCAAATCTACAGCTTCTCCGCCAATGACTCTCTCTGCAAGATTGTAAAACAATGCAAGGAAAGCAGATCCAGATTCGGATCCTGGTCGATGGCTAAGGCGGGTGAGGATGGGTGCAAAGTGTTTGGCGATTGAACGCGATGAACGGGCAGTagatgggaaaagggagagtAAATAAGTGCGGAGGGAACTTTGAATATCGATCAAGGATAACTGCTGGCCGATCTCTGATTGCGCATTGAAATTCAGCCATCTTTACTTAATACGAATGCGTCGAGACGTTCACTTACTTTGGAAAATCTGATCGCGAGCTTCGGATGGGCCCCTCAAGCTGATGTCGGTCATACTAGCAAGCTTTGCGATACTGCCTACCACCTAACATCCCATCAGTCAGctatctctctcttcctctcgctCAACAGGGCTCAAATCAAagccgaagaacaaggtcGACTCACTTTTCTAAAGTCTAGCTCGccactctcctccttcccctcacCCTCATCTAATACTTGCGTTAAAGCTCCAGCAGCTTCACCGTACCGTTTACACGCAATGTGGTGTATCCATCCGAGTTCAGGGTAATGGTGTGTCTCAAAGAATCGGGTAACGAGAGATCCGTAAACTTCGTCTTGTGTCAAAAGAGCGTGCAGTTGGCCTTTCGATGGCAACAAAATGAACAGGATTAGCAAAAGCGTAAAGCTTCGAGCCTCACCCAGTCACTTACCTTGGTCAATATACCACCTATACAGCTCGAACGCGAAATCCTCGCCAAACTTCTCGATATACACTTGTATTCTACTGTCCCCTTTTCCCTGGCCCGCAACGGGATCATTGCACAGCATTACAAGAGTTGGGAAGTCGTGATGATGTTCTGCGAGTTCATATGCTTCGGAAATGCGGTCAACGGAGACTAAATAATCGAGGCAAAAAGATTAATCATATTGATCTATTTTCGGAGTGATGTTGGGTGAAGATGTGGGCGTACCGAGAGGCCGGATAACCCGGGGTTTCATCGCATCCCATTTAGCCTTGAGCATAATCCCTTCCTGCTCATCTgctccatcatccatctgTCTCCTGTAACCCCTATTAGCTTTTTCTCGAACATGAGGCCTTGTAGAGAGAAGGCAAAATCGCTATACTAGTTAAGCACAGAAGAAACGTACCTGACCACAACACGACACTTGTCCTCCATATTCGTACACAGCGCAGCTGCCAGCCATCCCATCTGTCTCTTCAACGTTGCCTGTACTACTTGCTCCTTTCTTAgttcttcccttcctgccTCTATCCTCGAAGTTGGACCACCAGCAACGTGTGCCTCATCAATAACCGATCCCAACTCCCTAGTACGCTCCTTAATCAATGCCTCCGTCAACGTATACAGATGGTCCAACGAATCAATCAAGCTGTCCGACGCTGTCCACATTTCAATCGCAGGCTTTTCACGGTCAATGGCGTAAAGATCagattcttcttcgcgATACTGGGCTGCGGCCCTTTCAACAGCCTTCTCGCAATAGGACGTGAGCTTGCCTTGATCGTTCATTAATATGTGATGAGGATAGGACTCACAATAAAGATTTGGTTAACCTCCCCGACCCAACCCGCCCTTTCACTCACGTCAACTTCCCCCTTTTGCTTATCCCTGAACTCCCCAAAGACGACAGTCAATAACTTGTCAAGATTCGACACTTCCGTCCGGAAAAATAACCTGACAAGATCTTGTTCTCTTTCGTCggtgggagatgatgacggGGCGAGGAAACGATGACGGGAGGAGAAGTATACTTGGATCGAAATTGATAAAAGGGATTTGGCTTGACTAGGGCCTGGGCCCGATGATTGGCTGGTGCGACATCGTCAATTCTTGTCCAAATCCCAAAAcgataaagaaaagaggacgCACTCCATCAAACGGTTCTGGTAATCCCAAAGTTCCAATGCCCCCCTAACCTTCTCCCCATCTCCCGAcagcctcctcctcgtcgctTGCGGTAACTGGTTCATCAGTCCGTTGGTTCGGATGTACTTCACGAGGGCTT
Proteins encoded in this region:
- a CDS encoding hypothetical protein (HMMPfam hit to PMM, Eukaryotic phosphomannomutase, score: 491.2, E(): 9.9e-145) gives rise to the protein MSAPQPASATIFPPGVTPFAQRRLPKTICMFDVDGTLSLARQSATPEMFATLRKLRESCAIAFVGGSDLTKILEQVGGDQGLSNFDYGFAENGLIAYKLGQQLESASFIKHVGEEEYKKLVNWILRYLSEVDIPIKRGTFVEFRNGMINVSPIGRNASIQERIDFEKYDKEHGIRGDMVAKLEREFLHLGLTFAIGGQISFDIFPKGWDKTYSLRHIEGEGFEEIHFFGDKTYKGGNDYEIFSDPRTIGHTVTSPEHTMQLLDELFLTTAP
- a CDS encoding hypothetical protein (Match to ESTs gb|CF192104.1|CF192104, gb|CF192103.1|CF192103), which gives rise to MIHRENNTVRPRNVEDITELEEKGLLRRVDDDSPGPSPARRRGKGKEKETRLEKAPVEEEYSTGLTTRRDKEAFALLVLLYLLQGIPLGLTFGTLPFLLKSHLSYSQLAIFALSTWPYSLKLLWSPIVDAWFVKKWGRRKSWIVPVQGLVGLGMWVIGGKIEEWLNVGRARKLKEVMQETVDVKFLTAVFGSLILAAATQDIAVDGWALTLLSQPNLSYASTAQTIGIGIGNALSFTVFLAFNSIDFSNKYFRSPSRPLDYPLVSLGGYMKFWAVVFVGVTVGMAVLKKEDPPSEDDPDMDVKKVYKVMWSIVRLKNIQTFLFVHLICKIGFQVNDSVTSLKLLEKGLSKEDLAVAVLLDFPAQMAVGWLAAKWSRPAPSSSSSSHPLTAGRGAGAGESGNVLKPWLYAFWARLAMAAISTLVVAGFPSNRASSVGTTYFLLIIATTLFSSLTSTVQFVGICAFHTQIADPLIGGTYMTLLNTVSNLGGTWPKPLILRSVDMLTVATCSVSSSTTTSLRSKLSLSSSASGLGECVTEHGKTLCAQAGGECVMQRDGYYIMSAVCVTLGAGLLVVFILPMVKRLAALPMSAWRVKIPN
- a CDS encoding hypothetical protein (HMMPfam hit to Nup133, Nup133 nucleoporin, score: -58.3, E(): 3.1e-08) produces the protein MFNSPSTRRVQTPRRQQAQHPSSRLQALRVTKSPAPSNAETIRTERPVDEKEKVFWSKDERHSTTSLGKFPGEVAALIKASDLVVDPVTGQVDSRTGFALVSSPRACIAWNYSKRTHSAPTTYAFPAPLPTSSPSRFPSPVLSALCTSTSEPGMILMSSTGEIRYWESMSLALSNVERYQQLFLDLPQGDWIERLVKVDGNNFILTTTSSQAYRLSITSSAGRLSPVVTPLMRPGGMFGRASPVIFGGKHDRFGIRSVASNGAEVYLMAQRSIQKWSFTSDGQKLVQEYDIYEAIGRELFKNWSSIDISIDLEDVVALDSDSLAVLITYSDSTSPPSHALVLLSVHRSNPPIVNRTISISFTSGQDQRLLDIPRLVIPPGSTMAFVRFGSAVMMVSLDFDAPYEEALTLKDPNNAYIGAGPVTSNSNSPTMVLIPAEGGLMNVEALEPRASPDSLNQLSTATARLKSKLEQAIFFGQRSDNPLSFELEEDVRGQGDVAEATELVSGEVVAARSPYTPTIYELRPHLLDRLDRLKALVKYIRTNGLMNQLPQATRRRLSGDGEKVRGALELWDYQNRLMDQSSGPGPSQAKSLLSISIQVYFSSRHRFLAPSSSPTDEREQDLVRLFFRTEVSNLDKLLTVVFGEFRDKQKGEVDVSERAGWVGEVNQIFILTSYCEKAVERAAAQYREEESDLYAIDREKPAIEMWTASDSLIDSLDHLYTLTEALIKERTRELGSVIDEAHVAGGPTSRIEAGREELRKEQVVQATLKRQMGWLAAALCTNMEDKCRVVVRPHVREKANRGYRRQMDDGADEQEGIMLKAKWDAMKPRVIRPLVSVDRISEAYELAEHHHDFPTLVMLCNDPVAGQGKGDSRIQVYIEKFGEDFAFELYRWYIDQGQLHALLTQDEVYGSLVTRFFETHHYPELGWIHHIACKRYGEAAGALTQVLDEGEGKEESGELDFRKVVGSIAKLASMTDISLRGPSEARDQIFQKIGQQLSLIDIQSSLRTYLLSLFPSTARSSRSIAKHFAPILTRLSHRPGSESGSAFLALFYNLAERVIGGEAVDLEGMLDLLTLKDNVGREDDGVDALRVLVLDRSLPKARSEVALLAVWRRIYIRDDWAEISNTVGRSEQAQRTKLKTTMIYRVLKALHSMPEFPQAAVISPYDTSIPPTTAELSARFPSLSSEDIAALKADYDDEVAVLMEYVEKDALEERVKEVKGMIEREWEEEQGREIDEAIGAQAESEVVVVEAEDVEADEDVEM